TTGGCCTTCAAAGCATGACTTTTGTGTTTATGCCTATCACCTTTAATCTTGTTAGATCTGGCCACTTGCCCCAGTATATCAAGATCTGAATAAATTCTGATTCTGTTCCTGGCAAAGAACTGAGTCAGAGAATCGTGGAAACCTACCTGTTCGtcggagagagaagggaaaggaccaAAGACTCTGGGCATGTATGTGACTGGAATGGGTGGTCTGGTGGAAGTGGTCGAGGCACCTGGCGATCGGGACAAAACGCTGCCCCCTGTAGAAGGGGAATGATCTAGTCTGTggcttctcctcttccttttctttcgcCTTGCCTCTGTGACAGACAACCAATTGACTAAGCACTATGTAGCCTGGAAGAGAGGCCAAGCTTATCAACCAGCTCTGGTGCCCTTCTCTCTAGACTTCCAGGATCCTCTAGTAATAGAGCTAGAGGGAACCTCTGAGATGACTGGATCTCAGAGTTAGAAGAACCTTGAGAGTTCTGAAGCAAATCTGACTACCCTTGAGAAGAAATCTTCCATGAGTGGCTTTCGATCGTCCAGCTGAAGACTTCTGGAAAAGGGGACTCATTACCACCCCTACCACCCCTTCTAACTTTGGAACAGCTCCAACTGGGAAATTCCCCCTTACACCAAGCCTCGATTTACCACTGAAATTTCTACAGActgttcctggttctgttctccAAAGCTAATCCCTCCTCCATATACCTGCATCCCCTGGAGCATCCCAAAAGAACCCAGAATCTCAGctttggaagggactttggaggctcTCGTCTGACCTAGACTTCATCAGAAAGTCATCAGCCTCTGCTCTGAAAATTTCTATCGTGTAGGCACCCACATCTTCCTCCTAAGACAGAGTCCAGTCCTCTTAGTGTTTCCTTTCATCAAACATTCATCTGTTTCCCCAGGGCTTTTGCACATTACTCCTAGTTTTTTCTCAAGAGGCAATTCCTTTTCCCCCTGCCAGCCCTTAAAATTCTTGAAAGTCCTGttccttttattctttgtgaGGAATTTCTAATCTAGGGTAGGGTAGGAGGTAGGAAATGTGTAACAGTTTGTTTTGCATATCTAAATAGTGTTTGGATAGATCTTGCATTCcaatgtcttgggttcaaatcctgaccctgccacatactagctatgtgcctTTGGGAAAGTGGCTGGAACTCTTAAGAGTCTCAGCTTGCTTACCTGGGACTCACAGGAACAGCGCACTACTTGTGCAAGGGTTATGAAGAAAGGCTTGTAGAGCGGAAGAAATGTGAATTTGGATTAACTGAGCTAACCCTGGGAATATTGGCTAAGGATCAATCTGGAATTGGAACCCACCAACCCCTAGAACAGCCCTGGATCCTCAAGCAACCCTCATCCATCAGTGGTTCACCCAGGAAGAGCCAGTTTACATGCAGCTAACAAGATCAAACCAGCTTCCTTGACCTGGTTTGATGGTCATCTCTGGGACAACCTAGTGTGTTCTGACCCAACTCTCAAGAAGGCCTCTTCGTTCCAGATCAGCAAATGGGTCCAAGCTGGACGGGCCCTTACAAATTGCCCTCGTTCCTCATTCCATTCAAggtgctgtctctctctctctaagccATCCACGTGATTTATAACAGGTCAACGTACCGGGGTCGTCTGCGCTGGAGATAGGCCTCAACCCATGCAGAAGCATTAAGAGGAACTGtaccaagtgctggggatacgAATCCATAAATTCCAGGGGCTCCAAAtcccctccaggatcaaatacaaaatcctgtttgTCATCTAAAGCTCTTTAATACGTGCCCCCACTGCATCTTCCAGTCTTCTCATACCTCATACCCTACAATGTACTCTGCAATCCATGACACTGGCCCCTCCTGGCCATTCCATGAATAGGatgcttcctgactccacacatttccctcatctctgcctcttggctccCCTTTAGCCCCAGCTGAAATCCTACCTCTCATAGGAAGTCTATTCCAGTCCCCCTCTTAATTATACAGCCTTCcctctgtttattatttctaactCCCCTGCTATATTTCTTTGTAGATGGATGTTTCCATGCTATCTCCCTCCATCAGGCTGTGAACTTCTTTAagttgtcttttgcttttctttacatttccacagagagcacagtacctggcacatagtaggtacttaatggtTACTgatagaaaaaacaaataaatacaagtcTTTGCCCTCTAGAAACTCATGTTCTAATGATGGAGATATGTATCTTAATAGGTACTTAAAAGATCTAGCACAAGTGAATGGAAGGTAACCTTAGAAGAGAAGTGACTAGTAGCAGCTATGAAGGGTAAGAGGGACAAACTAGGGAAAGTCTCTTTCAGAAAATGGCTTTTGAGGGGGCATCTAGgtaagctcagtggattgagagccaggcctagagacagaaagacccactggattcaaatctggccttaaaatctccctagctgtgtgactgggcaagtcatttaagtctcattgcttaaccctcattgctgagcccttactgctcttctcccttggaaccaatatactgtattgattctaagatggaaggtaagggttatgagagagagacagatagacagagagacagagaagagagagacagagaagaaagaaagaagaaagaaagaaagaaagaaagaaagaaagaaagaaagaaagaaagaaagaaagaaagaaagaaagaaagaaagaaagaaagaaagaaagaaagaaagaaagaaagaaagaaagaaagaaagaaagaaagaaagaaaggaaagagaaagaaagaaaaaagggagggaggaagggaggaaggaaggaaggaaggaaggaagggaaggaggaaggaagggagggaaggaggaaggaaggaaggaaagaaggaagggaggaaggaaggaaggaaggaaggaaggaaggaaggaaggaaggaaggaaggaaggaaggaagggagggagggagggagggagggagggagggagggaggaaggaaggaaggaaggaaggaaggaaggaaggaaggaaggaagaaagaaagaaagaaagaaagaaagaaagaaagaaagaaagaaagaaagaaagaaagaaagaaagaaagaaagaaagaaagaaagaaagaaagaaagaaagaaagaaagaaagaaagaaagaaagaaagaaaggaaagagaaagaaagaaaaaagggagggaggaagggaggaaggaaggaaggaaggaaggaagggaaggaggaaggaagggagggaaggaggaaggaaggaaggaagggaggaaggaaggaaggaaggaaggaaggaaggaaggaaggaaggaaggaaggaaggaaggaaggaaggaaggaaggaaggaagggagggagggaggaagggagggagggagggagggagggagggagggaggaaggaaggaaggaaggaaggaaggaaggaaggaaggaaggaaggaaggaaggaaggaaggaaggaagggagagagagagagaaagaagtggtTTTTAAGCCAGACTTTGAGGAAACTGGGACTTCTAAGAGGCTGAGGCATGGACGGAGAACACTCTGGGCAAATGAGACAATGGCACAGagccaggagacagagagagcatcCTATGGGAGGATTGAATATGGTATGGCTAGACCATAAAATAAAGGGAAGAGTTGTATAAGACTTGGAAGGTAGCAAAACTTGAGCCAGTGTTTCCCCTTCAGACTCAGTGATGCACAACAAATTTTTGTGGGTTTGCAAAACTTTTCCTCCCAACAATCCAAACTTCTCAAAAGCCAGAGACTTAAAATGCCCTggcttttgttctcttctctcctttcatccTGTACCTCCCAATACTTGGCTCCCACCTTATTGTAGACAAGTGTCCGGGCCCTTTCTGGAAGTGGCCTAGAGTTGCCTTGTTCAGAGTATATGAGGTGGACACCAGTTCAAGGTAGAAAGTGTAGACACTTGGCAGCCTGCGATATGGTTTGGGAAACACTGGCCAAGACAAGAACAAAAGCAATTGAAAAAGCTTGGTGTGTGAAGACAGagaataaacagaaaaagaatataagATGTTTAGGGTGGgagaagtttgcatttctctggaGGGAAAACAATGATTCCCATTTACATGGAGCTTGAGAATCCCTGGTGTTTTCTGCACATCTCGCACAGTGTATATTATCACCACTGATTTATGAAGGAATAACTTGAAGTTCAGAGGATGAATCATTTATCCAAGGACATTTATACTTCAATGGGACTGTGATATCTTCAAGGTGGGCTCTCTTGTCCTGTATATAGATCTTAGCCCACCCAGTTATGCCTATCCTGTAGCAGCTTAGGGGGTACCACAGTACATAGGGCTCTTTGTGGAATCAGGTAAAGGCCTGAATTAAGATGAATTCAGATACTTAGTAATTGGATGACCCTGGATGAGACATTTTCCTTCTccctgtcttagtttcctcaactgtaaaatggggataataacagtacctgcCTTCtagggttgtaaggatcaaatgagatcacatagTGGGTGCTTTTATAATGCTTTTCTCCTCTTGTCCGCTTCCTCTCATAAGTTCTTTGTAGGGTGTCTGAACTCACTTGCTTGAAGGTTTCCTTTGGGTCTCTTGACCAGACCTGGGTAGTCATGTAAAATTCACAGGGCATCCATTAGCCTGattattcttccatctttctgtGTGACTGGCCCAGCTTCTCTGGCACCTGGGTTCTTGACTAGTGCcaccatctatctctccatcaaTCTTGGGAGGCAGGGCAGAATCCAGGATGTTCCTTCTTCAGAGATTATAGTACTGTCCTGAGACCAAGGCCCAGAGCATCACCAGAGGGAAACTGTGAAGTTAGGTTTGGGTTCCTGGAGAATTGTGGTATCACTGAAAACACTGCAAGTGGCAAGTTTTCCAGCGGCAACTGCAGCCAGAATACCTTGTAACGCCAAGGCTTGTTGACTTTGATTATGTCACACAGATGATTTCTTTTATGAAACACAATATTGatacttttttttacattgttgtcACTTCCCAAGGATACCTCCTATCCTATGTGTCCTTCCATTGTAACAAAATAGTTAACCTGAGTAAATTGAGTTAGCCACAACAAAAAGACCCCCTCCTTCTTTCCGGAGAAGCGGCTTTACCATTGGTTCCCTCCGGAGTCACAGCTGGTCATGGTGCTGATCTCACTTCTGATATCACTCAAGATTGTCTTTTCCATTACTGCCCTCATTGTGGAATTGTTCTACTAGGTCTGCTTACTTGGCTCTGCAGCTGTTCAAACAACTCTTCCCAGATTCCACAGGAACTTCAGGGGTATTGCTCAGTGTGATAATGTTCCTCTACAATTTGTTCAGGAAGCCCCCAGACAACAGGCGCCCACTCTGCTGTTCACTTCTGGCATATTTCTAGTAGCTCTATGCCAATGCCAGAGGGTCTTGGGGGTCTAGCAAATTTTCTGAATTGTTTCCACAAGGGATCAAAATGCACAGCTCCAACTAATAGTGCATTAGCTACACATACAATGTCCATGTTCCCTGACATTCTCCAGCCTGACTGGGAATGCTTGGAGTGACTTTTAACCTCTAAAAAACAAATCCTGCACCTTCATTCTAGTCTATATTAAATTCTTCTCATGATCTTTTACTGGTTGGGGTCCAGGATCTCAAATTTAACCTACCCAGAGATAGTCTAACAGATCAGTTCTTGGAAAATCAATCATACCCACTCTCTGAGTGCATAGCACCCTGTGCTTTACAAAGTACTTCTTATTCACACTCATGAAATCACTGAGGGGATCCAGGagggatcatttagtccaacctgaACCTCTACAGTATTCCTCTTTGAGCATCCTTAGCTTGCCCAGGTCACAGCAAGTACTCCAATCAGGACGAACACCTCGGACTACTGACTCCGGACCCACTCCTTCCAGCATCCCAGACTTCTAGGTGTCCAAGGATTGCTAGTTCTATCTTAGAGGTCATCGATctccttttctgcaaaatgacTTTTTCTCCCAGTTCTAAAATCCTATGAACTCTATTCAGCTGTCGCCATTGTCCCATTCAGATGACATTTTGCCAGCTGCTTCAAACCCTAGGGCACAGGCAAGTTCCTTCAATGACACTCCAGACTCAAAGTTTAGCTTAACAATCAGTATGCGGGAGGAGGACCCCCAAATGTCTGGAGAGCTCCTAGTTTTGGGATGACATTAAGAGAGGCTACATGGAATTCCAGGGAGTTCAAGGTGGCCTGTTTTAGGAAGGATGTATTGGAGTGCTATCTAGAGGTGGGCAACCACAACAGTGAGGGGCCTCGAAATGACAATAATGGTAACTGACAGTGATAAAATCCTTTAAAGCTGGCAAAGCACTTAAGGtatattcattccttttttaaaccatataaggaggggcagctagatggctgagtggattgagacagaggtcctgggttccaatctgacctgataccttctagctgtgtgaccctgggtaagtcactagcTCTTAGCCCTCTTCTGCCTGGCGACctagacacagtattgattctaagatgaaggtggGGTTGAAATAAATAAACCAACCAAATAAAGTCTAAATGCCTCGGGAGGAACCTCTGAGACAGACAGCTCTTTTTAAATATCTGGGTCAGCTGCTCAGCCGCTTGGCTGGCAGGACTAAACGTGTGTGCGTGTGAGGTATACAGGAGCAAAGGCCCAGAACTGTCTAGGAAGGTGGGGGTGTCCGAGGGAGGAAGGTTTAAGGAGTGAGACCCTGTCACGGGAGGTACGCAGAGCTGTGGGATCAGTGCCCAGGCAAGGGTTAGACTAGGCGGCCTCTCAAGTCCTTTCCAAACAGAAGTCTAAACTTCTGGTCATTCCCAAGACCCCTCCCAGCTTGGCCGCCTCCTCCGCGGTGCCCTCTGGCAGGCTGCAGCCAGGCTCCTCTGTCCTTGCCCCACTGGGCACCCTAGGTCGACAAGCAGGGCAGGGCGCCCTCACCTTGGGCATAGATGTTCAATTTCTGCATTCTCCTCTTTAGAATATCCAGCCTCTGCTGCAGCTCCAAGGCCCCCACGCTATTGTAGTAATTTAGGTCTCCCTGGAGGGCTTTGAAGAACCTGCCCTGGGCCAGCATGGAGGACAGGGAGGGGATGAGCAGGGCAGCGGAGCCCCTCTGCCAGGCAGGCGCTGCCCGTGCTGTAGGGTGGGCATGGGATGGGGCCCGGGCTGATGAATTGGGGAGTCCCTCTCCCCACTTTCCGAGACTGCAAGTCCCCtggttcctcccctcccccaccccgccCCGGGAAAGCGAAGGGCAGGACAGGGGAGGGCGGGGGCGCCCACCGCGAGGAAGGAGGTAAGGCCGCTGCGCTCGCGCTCCTCCTGCTTCCACTTGCGCACCACGCGCTCTCCCAACGCCGGGTTGCGGTCCATGCTGCGGAAGAGGCGACGAAGGGAGCGTTCAGTGTACGACACGGCCTGCCGCTCGAaagcctcctccgagatgagctCGCAGAACGTGAAGGTCAGGGGGTACTCCCAGTCGAACTCTTCCAGGACCTCCATCCCAGCCCTGCAGCGACACGCATGCGCGCCGCCGGCCCGGGACTCAGGGGCGGGGCGGGCCCAAGGGGCGGGGCCGACGCCCTGGGGCGGGGCGGAGTCGAGGGGCGGGGCCGCCCGCCAGGGACGGGGCGGAGGCGGAGGGCGTGGGGCGGATCCGCGGGGCGGGGGGCGGGTTGAGAAGGGGCGGGGCCTGACCGAAGGCTGGGGGCGGGGGCAGCGAGGGCAGGGCTTGGCCAAGGGGCGGGGGCAACAGCGAGAAGGGGCGGGGCCCCAGGGGCGAGGCTGGTGGGGCGGTGGGCGCCGAGGCCGCGCCCAGGGGCGGGGGCAGCCCCGAGAAGGGGCGGGGCCGGCAGGGGGTCAGCGGCCGCAGGGACACTCCGGGTAAGGGCGAGGACGGAGGGGACGCAGCTGAGGCCGAGGCCGCAGCCGAGGGCAACGGGGACGAGTGGCCCGGGGCCGGAGCCGCGCGCAGCGGGTGCGGGAAGAAGGCCAGCAGCCCCGAGGAGAGCAGGGCTGAGGCTGGCGCGGCCGGAGGCGGCGTCGGCCGCAGCAGGGCCGGGGACGGAGCCCGGCGGCCGCGCGGGGACGGCGGGGGCGAGGGAAGCAGCGGTGGAGCCGCCAAGAAGGCCGGGGGCAGCAGACCCGAGGGCCGGCCCAGCAGGCCCGAGGGCGAGGGTGCCGAGGCCGGCGAGAAGGCCAGCGAGGCCGGCGAGCGGAGCGGCGGCGCCGGAGAAGGCGGCCGGGGGGTGGGCGAGGCCGGGGCGAAGGACATTAAGGATGGGGCCCGCGAGGTTGGGGCGAAGGTCAACAAGGACGGGGACGGGCTGGCGGAGCCCGTGGCCTGGCCAGAGGGCGAGggtgagggagggggagagggcgCGGGGAAGGTGGGTGAGGCAAAGGTCAGCGAGGGGGGGGCTAACGCGGCGGGGGCAAAAGTCAGCGAGGCTGGGGTGAAGGTCAGCGAGGAGGGGGCCAACGAGGCCGGGGTGAAGGTCAGCgaggagggagacagggaggccGGAGCGAAGGTCAGTGTGGAGGGGGACAGGGAGGCCGGAGTGAAGGCCATTGATGCCTGGGACAGGGAGGTCGGGGTGAACGTCAGCGAGGACGAGGACGGGGTGAAGGTCAGGGACGGGGAGGACGAGTGCCGGGGGGccgagggggaggggggcaggaaggTCAGGGAGGAGGGGGCGAAGGTGGACGGGGTGAAGATTGGGGTagatggggaaaggagggagaaccccgaggagatgggggaggagggggaaggggaggggaacccCTGCCGAGGGGAGGGcgaaaggaaggggaggaaaggcgGGGCCAccatggggagggagagggagggaggggaggagggggcggGGCTCTCTctggagggagggggcaggggtgGGGCTTCTGGAGGGCGCTTCCTTcttggaaggggagggaggaagggcggGGTGGGTGTGAGGGGAGAGAGCGCCGGGGAGGACAGGGGAGGGGCGGGGCCTCGCCCCCAGGAGGGGCGGGGCTCttatggagggaggggagagcgCAAGAAAAGAGAACAGAGGAAGGGCGGGGCCCCGGGGGCGGGGCCTCCAGGGGCAGGTAAGCAAGGAGGGCCAAGGGGCGGGTCTCTTCCTTACGGAGGGTGGGGAGAGCGCACGAAAAGAAAACATGGGAAGGGCGGGGCTGCCCATGGGGCGGGGCCTCCCGGGGGCGGGGAGGTAAGGAGGGCCGGGGGCGGGGCTCCTTATGGAGGTGGGGAGAACAGGGAGGGGCAGGGGCGGGGCCCCTTCTCATGGGCCTGCACGCACCGGCTGGGGCGCCCACAGCAGCTAGAGAGGTCTGTGTTTCCACGGAGACAGTCACGGCCTGAATCACCACCTCTTGGGGGCTCCAGAAGTGCCCCTGGGGGCTCCAGCCAATCCCGCTCCAGCCCCTGCCCACGCGGTTGCGCAGGTCCAATCAGAGCGCGGGACGGGCCAGGAGACAATGCCTTATGGTTGGAGCCGCGTTCTCACCCCGCCCCTCCTCGGTGGGCCTCGGGGGCGGGGCGATGCTTTGCCGCCTTGGCCGGTAGGGGGGGGGGCGGGGCTCTCTGGCGGTCTTCCAAATCTGGTGGTTTACATCCCCACTTTGGATATTGACCTAAAACCTCCGGGTGCGTGCCTGTGGAAAGCCCAAGGGGATACTGGcaccctgccctcagggaactgaCTATTGAAGGACCCATGCTGTCACTGAAGCCAATGAGGGCTCATTTTACCTATGAAGAAACAGGGCCAGAAAGGGAAAGTGAGGCCAGGGGCACCCTGGTAATAAGCGGCCTGACTTGGGACCGGCCCCAAAGCCTTTTCCTGTCTCCTCCCGCTTTTGCTGAAGACCGCATTCCCCTCTGCTCCCAGACCAGCCCTGGATCCCTTCTCTGCCAGATCGTGCTGCAAGCACGG
This sequence is a window from Monodelphis domestica isolate mMonDom1 chromosome 3, mMonDom1.pri, whole genome shotgun sequence. Protein-coding genes within it:
- the LOC130458171 gene encoding uncharacterized protein LOC130458171 isoform X2, producing MEVLEEFDWEYPLTFTFCELISEEAFERQAVSYTERSLRRLFRSMDRNPALGERVVRKWKQEERERSGLTSFLAGRFFKALQGDLNYYNSVGALELQQRLDILKRRMQKLNIYAQEARRKKRKRRSHRLDHSPSTGGSVLSRSPGASTTSTRPPIPVTYMPRVFGPFPSLSDEQTETLAGPNSEMKVVQLNWTGLSSSPKRMVDLTPLVLNPGGFHSSRLSGNSTHKLQTPGFPWSPGLGSTTNPEDLAPTVGNASVFTPPVLLKFQPAPRPQEDAESDCDSKNLNSPSKAPQ
- the LOC130458171 gene encoding uncharacterized protein LOC130458171 isoform X1, with protein sequence MEVLEEFDWEYPLTFTFCELISEEAFERQAVSYTERSLRRLFRSMDRNPALGERVVRKWKQEERERSGLTSFLAGRFFKALQGDLNYYNSVGALELQQRLDILKRRMQKLNIYAQEARRKKRKRRSHRLDHSPSTGGSVLSRSPGASTTSTRPPIPVTYMPRVFGPFPSLSDEQQTETLAGPNSEMKVVQLNWTGLSSSPKRMVDLTPLVLNPGGFHSSRLSGNSTHKLQTPGFPWSPGLGSTTNPEDLAPTVGNASVFTPPVLLKFQPAPRPQEDAESDCDSKNLNSPSKAPQ
- the LOC130458171 gene encoding uncharacterized protein LOC130458171 isoform X3 encodes the protein MEVLEEFDWEYPLTFTFCELISEEAFERQAVSYTERSLRRLFRSMDRNPALGERVVRKWKQEERERSGLTSFLAGRFFKALQGDLNYYNSVGALELQQRLDILKRRMQKLNIYAQEARRKKRKRRSHRLDHSPSTGGSVLSRSPGASTTSTRPPIPVTYMPRVFGPFPSLSDEQQTETLAGPNSEMKVVQLNWTGLSSSPKRSPGLGSTTNPEDLAPTVGNASVFTPPVLLKFQPAPRPQEDAESDCDSKNLNSPSKAPQ
- the LOC130458171 gene encoding uncharacterized protein LOC130458171 isoform X4: MEVLEEFDWEYPLTFTFCELISEEAFERQAVSYTERSLRRLFRSMDRNPALGERVVRKWKQEERERSGLTSFLAGRFFKALQGDLNYYNSVGALELQQRLDILKRRMQKLNIYAQEARRKKRKRRSHRLDHSPSTGGSVLSRSPGASTTSTRPPIPVTYMPRVFGPFPSLSDEQTETLAGPNSEMKVVQLNWTGLSSSPKRSPGLGSTTNPEDLAPTVGNASVFTPPVLLKFQPAPRPQEDAESDCDSKNLNSPSKAPQ
- the LOC130458171 gene encoding uncharacterized protein LOC130458171 isoform X5, translating into MDRNPALGERVVRKWKQEERERSGLTSFLAGRFFKALQGDLNYYNSVGALELQQRLDILKRRMQKLNIYAQEARRKKRKRRSHRLDHSPSTGGSVLSRSPGASTTSTRPPIPVTYMPRVFGPFPSLSDEQQTETLAGPNSEMKVVQLNWTGLSSSPKRMVDLTPLVLNPGGFHSSRLSGNSTHKLQTPGFPWSPGLGSTTNPEDLAPTVGNASVFTPPVLLKFQPAPRPQEDAESDCDSKNLNSPSKAPQ